The Coccidioides posadasii str. Silveira chromosome 3, complete sequence genome contains a region encoding:
- the MDM31 gene encoding Mitochondrial distribution and morphology protein 31, mitochondrial precursor (EggNog:ENOG410PFEP~COG:S~TransMembrane:2 (o224-251i690-710o)~BUSCO:2784at33183): MSRHIGRNLFGTTWRSTAQFFPSTGQPGPTCSSSQRTALARRNYSSRGTTATPTPVGCRNSRLNYAAFGFNGMSANTKSPAHFAFFIPRQLGVRHTKFRDSRKIYTPILYAWKRNLHTSEENFASQKSSKDDATNRSQEPSQRSAKSDPKAEPHRTEAFKGGSQQHTPNSHHIYLIDRFSHVRSPTREELLAAATGFWSRLKIRFKWFSIRSVRPFNIDEIGAFFSWVLLGHVLWIFLGTTTFFSLIIFAINTVFAQETLARWVGNYLTKSSGIKVVFESAIVPKWGDGVISFKNVFVSRRPGQGGGNVSKGSSKTAAAAALHSIVPSVQQREDYGGEEEDTNYTQFDVTIDTVNVTLSFTKWFNGKGLLRDVEVKGIRGVVDRTHVYWPDEPIDPKSYRHEHNPGDFEIDSFRMEDVLVTVYQPNNFRPFPVSIFTCHLPQLRRQWLFYDFLSASIMSGSFDNSLFTIHPRQTHSYTGAQLNNGVEENGKPSPWKKHSRIRIDGLNIDHLNRGVEGPFSWIHEGNVDIVADIMFPAENDESLAKVMADFYDRLEATVTSNRYQSLAESLPTNVEDGTANLLSAASKNDKRFVVTDLRIHLNNVRAVVPLFTRDLSYINNALIRPIVAYINSKRTFIPIQCRLVKRVSDFDGSWTIFDSGLMDDLSAETYEAFARDVVDEQARKRRLKKVGLWSLQLAAQAIFMGMAGNIA; the protein is encoded by the exons ATGTCCAGACATATAGGACGCAATCTATTTGGCACGACATGGAGATCCACTGCTCAATTTTTTCCAAGCACCGGACAACCGGGCCCGACATGCTCATCGAGTCAACGGACGGCTCTGGCAAGGCGCAATTATTCTTCGCGGGGGACAACAGCTACTCCAACGCCTGTCGGATGCAGAAATTCTAGGCTAAATTATGCGGCTTTTGGCTTCAATGGCATGAGCGCAAATACCAAGTCGCCCGCACACTTCGCATTTTTCATCCCAAGACAGCTAGGAGTAAGACATACCAAGTTTAGAGATAGCCGGAAAATATACACCCCAATCCTCTACGCCTGGAAACGGAATCTACACACATCAGAAGAGAATTTTGCGTCGCAAAAGTCGAGCAAAGACGATGCCACGAACCGTTCCCAAGAACCGTCCCAGCGCAGCGCAAAGTCAGATCCAAAAGCAGAACCCCATCGCACTGAAGCTTTCAAGGGTGGTTCTCAGCAACATACTCCGAATTCACACCACATATACCTGATAGACCGGTTCTCTCACGTCCGGAGTCCAACAAGGGAAGAACTGCTAGCAGCCGCAACTGGGTTTTGGTCGCGGTTAAAGATACGATTCAAGTGGTTTTCTATACGGAGCGTGCGGCCGTTTAATATCGACGAAATTGGCGCTTTTTTCTCTTGGGTCCTTTTAGGTCATGTGCTGTGGATTTTCCTGGGCACGAcgactttcttttctttgattATATTCGCTATTAATACTGTATTTGCACAAG AAACTTTAGCCAGATGGGTCGGCAATTACTTGACGAAATCTTCTGGGATTAAGGTCGTTTTCGAATCAGCAATTGTACCAAAATGGGGGGACGGCGTTAtttctttcaaaaatgtGTTTGTTTCGAGAAGGCCTGGTCAAGGCGGTGGGAATGTAAGTAAAGGTTCGTCGAAAACAGCGGCCGCGGCGGCTCTCCACAGCATCGTTCCATCCGTCCAGCAGCGAGAAGACTACGgcggcgaagaagaagatacaAACTATACCCAATTCGACGTCACGATTGATACCGTGAACGTTACTCTTTCATTTACAAAGTGGTTCAACGGCAAGGGCCTGTTGCGGGATGTAGAAGTGAAGGGAATACGGGGCGTTGTTGATCGGACCCATGTATATTGGCCAGATGAACCCATAGATCCGAAGTCCTACCGCCACGAACACAATCCAGGGGATTTCGAAATCGATTCTTTCCGGATGGAGGATGTTTTAGTCACAGTCTACCAACCTAACAACTTCAGGCCTTTTCCCGTGAGCATATTTACGTGCCATCTGCCGCAGCTGAGGCGCCAGTGGCTATTTTACGACTTTTTATCTGCAAGCATTATGTCTGGGTCATTTGACAACTCGTTGTTTACCATACACCCCCGACAGACACACAGCTACACTGGGGCGCAATTGAATAACGGAGTGGAAGAGAATGGGAAACCCAGCCCGTGGAAGAAGCATAGTCGAATTCGGATTGATGGACTCAACATCGACCATCTCAACCGAGGTGTTGAAGGCCCCTTCTCGTGGATCCACGAAGGAAACGTTGACATTGTTGCCGACATCATGTTTCCAGCTGAAAACGACGAGAGTTTGGCCAAGGTAATGGCGGATTTTTATGACCGCCTGGAGGCAACGGTAACATCCAACCGGTACCAGTCCCTGGCGGAGTCTCTGCCTACCAACGTGGAGGATGGCACCGCCAACCTCCTGTCTGCTGCGAGCAAAAATGACAAGAGATTTGTCGTCACCGATCTCAGAATCCATCTAAACAATGTGAGAGCGGTTGTTCCTCTTTTCACACGGGATCTTTCCTATATCAACAATGCGCTCATCCGGCCGATCGTGGCTTATATAAACTCCAAGCGTACTTTCATTCCCATCCAATGCCGGCTTGTCAAACGAGTGAGCGACTTTGATGGGAGCTGGACTATATTCGACAGCGGACTGATGGATGATCTGTCGGCAGAG ACATACGAAGCCTTCGCAAGAGATGTCGTAGACGAGCAGGCGCGAAAACGACGTCTCAAGAAAGTAGGGCTGTGGTCGCTCCAGCTTGCAGCTCAAGCGATCTTTATGGGAATGGCTGGTAATATTGCATAG
- the PNO1 gene encoding pre-rRNA-processing protein pno1 (BUSCO:386220at4751~EggNog:ENOG410PG9H~COG:O~BUSCO:12418at33183): MPAPTSRLRVPEEIGKNAAASAPQINQNEDDVLIDSSAPLPEITTTSQDADTEMHVDEEGRPLFTPIKATDGAYRIENRKVPVPPHRMSPLKAAWPKIYPPLVEHLKLQVRMNIKSKAVELRTSKHTTDTGALQKGEDFIKAFTLGFDVDDAIALLRLDDLYIETFEIKDVKTLNGEHLGRAIGRIAGKDGKTKFAIENASRTRVVLADQKIHILGGFRNIRIAREAIVSLILGSPPGKVYGNLRTVASRMKERF, from the exons ATGCCCGCTCCAACAAGTCGTTTGAGAGTGCCTGAGGAGATTGGGAAGAACGCCGCCGCATCAGCTCCGCAGATAAACCAAA ATGAGGATGATGTGTTAATAGACTCTTCCGCGCCCCTGCCGGAGATAACAACAACCTCCCAAGATGCAGACACCGAGATGCACGTTGATGAGGAAGGACGGCCACTATTCACCCCTATAAAAGCGACAGACGGCGCGTATCGTATAGAGAATCGGAAGGTGCCCGTTCCGCCTCATCGAATGAGCCCGCTGAAAGCTGCATGGCCGAAAATATACCCTCCGCTCGTAGAGCACCTAAAGCTACAAGTCCGAATGAATATTAAAAGCAAGGCCGTTGAATTACGGACCTCGAAACATACTACCGACACCGGCGCATTGCAAAAAGGAGAAGATTTCATCAAGGCGTTTACCCTTGGGTTTGACGTAGATGATGCGATTGCGCTACTCAGATTGGATGACTTGTACATTGAAACATTTGAAATAAAGGACGTCAAGACTTTGAACGGTGAGCATCTGGGGCGAGCAATTGGCCGTATCGCTGGTAAAGATGGAAAAACGAAATTCGCCATCGAGAATGCTAGCAGGACTAGAGTTGTCCTTGCGGACCAAAAAATCCACATTCTCGGGGGATTCCGAAACATTCGCATTGCTCGGGAAGCAATTGTTAGTTTGATTCTGGGCAGCCCCCCG GGCAAGGTATATGGGAACTTGCGAACTGTGGCCTCACGGATGAAAGAACGGTTCTGA
- the PRE7 gene encoding Proteasome subunit beta type-6 (BUSCO:330629at4751~EggNog:ENOG410PHF4~COG:O~MEROPS:MER0005692~BUSCO:11227at33183) encodes MTTFLETSRPSEAIGYSFSKESGSNKQHGFYPYTDNGGSTLGITGPDFAILAGDTRSVSGYNINTRFAPKIFKIGADETGEGGHIILSVVGFSADGQALKERLDAIVKMYEYHHGKRMSVKACAQRLSTILYSKRFFPYYVHAILGGLDEDGKGALYSYDPVGSYEREYCRAAGAAASLIMPFLDNQVNLKNQYVKSAEHGGELVQRTPEPLSRATALELVRDAFTSAVERHIEVGDGLQTMIITADGIEEVITPLKQD; translated from the exons ATGACTACCTTCTTGGAAACGTCGCGACCCTCAGAAGCCATTGGCTATTCATTTTCGAAGGAGTCTGGATCCAACAAACAGCATGGCTTTTACCC ATACACCGACAACGGTGGCTCCACATTGGGAATAACGGGGCCAGATTTCGCGATCCTAGCTGGCGACACTAGATCAGTTTCCGGATACAATATCAATACGCGGTTCGCTCCAAAGATATTCAAGATTGGTGCGGATGAGACAGGCGAAGGGGGCCATATCATCCTCTCCGTTGTCGGATTCTCGGCCGATGGCCAGGCTTTGAAAGAGCGGCTCGATGCGATTGTTAAGATGTATGAGTACCACCATGGAAAGCGGATGTCCGTCAAGGCATGCGCCCAGCGCTTATCGACCATCTTATACTCGAAACGATTCTTTCCTTACTACGTTCATGCGATCTTAGGTGGCCTAGATGAAGACGGCAAAGGTGCTCTCTATAGTTATGATCCTGTTGGCTCTTATGAACGAGAGTACTGTCGGGCGGCAGGCGCTGCTGCTAGCTTGATTATGCCTTTCCTGGACAATCAAGTGAACCTTAAGAACCAGTACGTTAAAAGTGCTGAACACGGTGGTGAGCTGGTTCAGAGGACACCGGAGCCTCTGTCTCGAGCTACTGCTCTGGAACTGGTTCGCGATGCCTTTACCAGCGCTGTGGAGAGGCACATCGAAGTTGGCGATGGGCTGCAAACGATGATTATTACGGCGGACGGAATAGAAGAAGTGATTACCCCGCTGAAGCAGGACTAG
- the PRE4_1 gene encoding Proteasome subunit beta type-7 (EggNog:ENOG410PGKS~COG:O~BUSCO:13601at33183), translating to MLGLGAYGSSSEDEGNVPQPSHKSKHENEHSRQIKDQENERIRPSSIQSTEDVSGPLMGPFQPSEQLNSTEEASSLSHQPVTLAAQRSLMRDMTLPPYPNLDIPPSPPGSPPPASSQKFTHFLSLKKQDIHFNEKLALSSSLKNPSLFSSLRQHAGLEEMSQYGTSLDHSIWDVTCLPHWGYKEELQRAQQEIRSKITEKKGLTPRASVDFVGASKEMNRHDNPAGRTVKTSAVERLMTDLDKEESDVLGQGRR from the exons ATGCTCGGTCTTGGGGCATATGGGAGCAGTAGCGAAGATGAAGGCAACGTTCCCCAGCCCTCTCACAAGTCCAAG CATGAGAATGAACATTCTCGACAGATAAAGG ATCAGGAAAACGAACGCATCCGACCTTCTAGCATTCAGTCCACGGAGGACGTGAGCGGCCCCCTTATGGGTCCCTTTCAGCCGTCTGAGCAGCTAAATTCGACCGAAGAAGCCTCCAGTTTGTCTCACCAGCCGGTTACGTTGGCTGCTCAGCGTTCCCTCATGCGAGATATGACGCTGCCGCCATACCCGAATCTTGATATTCCGCCATCACCTCCAGGATCCCCTCCCCCGGCCTCCAGCCAAAAATTTACTCATTTTTTATCCCTGAAAAAGCAAGACATCCATTTCAACGAAAAACTTGCCTTATCCTCATCCTTGAAGAATCCAAGCCTCTTCTCGAGCTTAAGACAACATGCTGGACTTGAGGAGATGTCACAGTATGGAACTTCTCTCGACCACAGTATATGGGATGTCACTTGCCTTCCCCACTGGGGATATAAAGAAGAGTTGCAAAGAGCGCAGCAGGAAATTCGCTCCAAAATTACTGAGAAAAAAGGATTGACGCCACGGGCCAGTGTCGACTTCGTCGGGGCATCTAAAGAGATGAATCGGCATGACAACCCGGCAGGTAGAACGGTGAAAACCAGCGCAGTTGAACGGCTGATGACTGATCTGGACAAGGAGGAATCGGATGTTCTAGGCCAAGGCCGGCGGTGA
- the PRE4_1 gene encoding Proteasome subunit beta type-7, variant 2 (EggNog:ENOG410PGKS~COG:O~BUSCO:13601at33183), translating to MGPFQPSEQLNSTEEASSLSHQPVTLAAQRSLMRDMTLPPYPNLDIPPSPPGSPPPASSQKFTHFLSLKKQDIHFNEKLALSSSLKNPSLFSSLRQHAGLEEMSQYGTSLDHSIWDVTCLPHWGYKEELQRAQQEIRSKITEKKGLTPRASVDFVGASKEMNRHDNPAGRTVKTSAVERLMTDLDKEESDVLGQGRR from the coding sequence ATGGGTCCCTTTCAGCCGTCTGAGCAGCTAAATTCGACCGAAGAAGCCTCCAGTTTGTCTCACCAGCCGGTTACGTTGGCTGCTCAGCGTTCCCTCATGCGAGATATGACGCTGCCGCCATACCCGAATCTTGATATTCCGCCATCACCTCCAGGATCCCCTCCCCCGGCCTCCAGCCAAAAATTTACTCATTTTTTATCCCTGAAAAAGCAAGACATCCATTTCAACGAAAAACTTGCCTTATCCTCATCCTTGAAGAATCCAAGCCTCTTCTCGAGCTTAAGACAACATGCTGGACTTGAGGAGATGTCACAGTATGGAACTTCTCTCGACCACAGTATATGGGATGTCACTTGCCTTCCCCACTGGGGATATAAAGAAGAGTTGCAAAGAGCGCAGCAGGAAATTCGCTCCAAAATTACTGAGAAAAAAGGATTGACGCCACGGGCCAGTGTCGACTTCGTCGGGGCATCTAAAGAGATGAATCGGCATGACAACCCGGCAGGTAGAACGGTGAAAACCAGCGCAGTTGAACGGCTGATGACTGATCTGGACAAGGAGGAATCGGATGTTCTAGGCCAAGGCCGGCGGTGA
- the PRE4_3 gene encoding Proteasome subunit beta type-7 (BUSCO:368706at4751~EggNog:ENOG410PGKS~COG:O~MEROPS:MER0001711~BUSCO:11244at33183), giving the protein MNHYPEAWGRPRNDVYGSYDHSYLQSMGPQTHTQSPIVTGTSVVAVKFDGGVAIAADNLASYGSLARFQDVKRLRAFDNSSVVGFGGDVSDMQYIDRLLNSLDIRENYSSYGQHTLNAKNLHTYLSKMLYRRRSEFNPLWNHILVAGFDQDGKPFLSSADLLGTTFSAPSLATGFGAHLAIPILRRLFPEGTPIESITKEQAVSALKECMKVLYYRDARSLDKYSIAVITKDGVELKEDEQLEHQSWGFASGIKGYGAQVE; this is encoded by the exons ATGAACCATTATCCGGAAGCTTGGGGACGG CCAAGGAACGATGTCTACGGGTCTTATGATCATTCATATCTTCAGAGTATGGGGCCTCAAACCCATACACAGTCTCCTATAGTGACAGGAACGTCTGTCGTCGCTGTCAAGTTCGATGGAGGAGTTGCAATAGCCGCTGATAATCTAG CTTCTTACGGCTCCCTGGCTCGGTTCCAGGACGTGAAGCGCCTCCGGGCTTTTGACAATTCGTCCGTTGTTGGCTTTGGTGGTGATGTTTCCGACATGCAATACATTGATCGCCTCTTAAACTCTCTTGACATCAGAGAGAATTACTCCTCATATGGCCAGCACACACTTAACGCTAAAAACCTGCATACGTACCTCTCGAAAATGCTGTATAGGCGACGCTCCGAGTTCAATCCTCTGTGGAACCACATCCTGGTGGCTGGGTTCGATCAAGATGGGAAACCTTTCTTAAGCTCCGCCGATTTGCTTGGTACAACCTTTTCGGCGCCTTCATTGGCAACCGGATTTGGTGCGCACTTAGCCATACCAATCCTGCGAAGATTATTTCCAGAAGGTACACCGATCGAAAGCATCACCAAGGAGCAGGCAGTAAGTGCCTTGAAGGAGTGTATGAAGGTGCTATACTACCGCGATGCAAGAAGTTTGGACAAATATTCCATTGCAGTTATTACCAAAGATGGTGTAGAGTTGAAGGAAGACGAACAGTTAGAACATCAAAGCTGGGGATTTGCAAGTGGGATAAAGGGTTATGGCGCACAGGTTGAGTGA
- a CDS encoding uncharacterized protein (EggNog:ENOG410PGFE~COG:Q~BUSCO:10601at33183), which translates to MASFSRLVRFLAKDGKVYYGDAILPTGVTDIARANKARVITGDIFGQHHVTEQVADVKKLLAPLALNDIKTIRCLGLNYARHAKEANMAIPTYPVLFFKPVTAATGPTEDIPVPAIAQEGVGLDYECELVIVIGKEAYNVPESRALDYVLGYAVGNDVSHRDWQLKRGAGQWGLGKGFDGWAPFGPGIVSANLIRDPNALNISTKLNGEVVQNSSTKDMIFGVAKTVSFLSRGTTLLPGDLIFTGTPEGVGMGRKPQLWLKDGDQVEVSLEGVGTCSNKVVFSEPQAKL; encoded by the exons ATGGCTTCTTTCTCT CGCCTGGTTCGCTTCCTTGCAAAAGATGGAAAGGTCTACTATGGTGATGCTATTCTCCCCACAGGAGTCACCGACATTGCCAGAGCAAACAAAGCCCGTGTCATCACAGGGGACATATTCGGCCAACACCACGTCACCGAACAGGTTGCCGATGTAAAGAAGCTCTTAGCCCCCCTTGCTCTCAATGACATCAAAACAATACGTTGCTTGGGGCTCAACTATGCCCGGCATGCCAAAGAAGCAAATATGGCGATTCCTACATACCCCGTGCTCTTTTTCAAGCCTGTCACTGCCGCAACTGGGCCGACAGAAGATATCCCCGTTCCAGCAATTGCGCAAGAAGGGGTGGGTTTAGATTATGAGTGCGAATTGGTCATTGTAATCGGAAAGGAAGCATACAATGTCCCTGAATCTCGTGCCCTGGATTACGTTCTAGGTTATGCGGTTGGCAACGATGTCTCTCATCGAGACTGGCAGCTTAAACGTGGAGCAGGTCAGTGGGGGCTTGGAAAAGGATTCGATGGATGGGCTCCGTTTGGCCCCGGAATCGTCTCTGCAAACTTGATACGGGATCCAAATGCGTTAAACATTTCCACCAAACTCAATGGAGAAGTTGTGCAGAATTCGAGCACAAAGGACATGATATTTGGCGTGGCTAAAACTGTCTCTTTCTTGTCCCGGGGTACAACGCTCCTACCTGGCGATCTGATTTTTACTGGAAC ACCTGAAGGAGTCGGTATGGGCAGGAAACCCCAGCTTTGGCTGAAGGACGGAGACCAAGTAGAAGTTTCGCTTGAAGGTGTCGGAACATGTAGCAACAAAGTTGTCTTTAGCGAACCTCAAGCCAAGTTGTGA
- a CDS encoding uncharacterized protein (SECRETED:SignalP(1-20)~EggNog:ENOG410PFAR~COG:S), which translates to MKPYAAYIAILLAYLNSAVAAPPPVRTDTIHSSHGPFTGTPTTTGALSTSVLASSIAHKPPNPNATSYPSDGQLHAPQPVPYAPAGGIGTDGTEPVYNVKSDFDYQSLALALYQEWIELDLFYYGLAAFSDEDFVAAGLTAEDRYLIQFMAEQERGHATLISNMLGAQAPKLCAYNYPFTTVREYVDFSQKLTRFGESGVYGFLEHLDSREAATLLLQSITTEARQQMIFRQFDGLFPMPVWFEVGVPQSWAWTLMAPFISWCPEGQTRLVWQNFPALYILNQPNPARLNGSAGFNETLGPGMNTLRNSHLSPSESCLNATDNSNDCGPAITQNRSMPLSWPGREVQLMWETPGKPVGPNNSYITSSNAGDPKFVVWVTQLNVTYSPLTLQSNETGGGMNMGTTIQPNLETYAGDPAVNGTMFIAVTDSDPVLSPFNLSMINPHIVAGPALYQAG; encoded by the exons ATGAAGCCCTACGCCGCATATATTGCTATTCTGCTAGCATACCTCAATTCTGCTGTCGCTGCTCCGCCGCCAGTTAGAACCGACACGATCCATTCTAGCCATGGGCCCTTCACAGGGACACCAACGACGACTGGCGCCTTGAGCACAAGCGTGCTCGCGTCTAGCATTGCTCACAAGCCGCCAAACCCCAATGCGACGAGTTACCCAAGCGATGGACAACTCCATGCCCCTCAGCCGGTTCCCTATGCGCCCGCTGGCGGTATAGGAACTGATGGCACAGAACCTGTCTACAATGTTAAAAGCGATTTCGATTACCAGTCGCTG GCCCTTGCACTGTATCAGGAATGGATCGAGCTCGATCTATTCTATTATGGACTTGCTGCCTTTTCAGATGAAGATTTCGTTGCGGCTGGACTTACAGCCGAAGACCGATATCTGATCCAATTTATGGCAGAACAGGAGCGCGGGCATGCTACACTCATCAGCAATATGCTGGGAGCTCAGGCCCCTAAGCTGTGTGCCTATAATTATCCCTTCACAACAGTCCGCGAATATGTCGACTTTAGCCAGAAGCTCACTCGATTTGGAGAATCGGGGGTATATGGCTTCCTCGAACATTTAGATTCCCGTGAAGCAGCAACCTTGCTACTCCAGTCTATCACTACAGAAGCCCGCCAGCAGATGATTTTCAGGCAGTTTGATGGTCTCTTTCCAATGCCGGTCTGGTTTGAAGTTGGAGTTCCTCAATCTTGGGCTTGGACATTGATGGCACCATTCATTAGTTGGTGCCCAGAAGGTCAGACAAGACTCGTCTGGCAGAACTTCCCGGCTCTATATATCCTTAATCAACCGAACCCGGCTCGCTTGAACGGTTCGGCCGGCTTTAACGAAACACTTGGCCCCGGCATGAACACACTAAGAAACTCGCACCTCTCCCCATCAGAATCCTGCCTCAATGCCACTGATAACTCCAATGACTGTGGCCCAGCTATTACTCAGAATAGGTCTATGCCGCTTTCTTGGCCTGGGCGTGAGGTTCAATTAATGTGGGAAACCCCTGGAAAGCCTGTTGGCCCAAACAACAGCTATATAACGTCGTCAAATGCGGGAGATCCCAAATTCGTCGTGTGGGTGACGCAACTCAATGTTACCTATTCACCTTTGACTCTACAGTCTAATGAAACAGGCGGGGGGATGAACATGGGAACGACTATTCAACCCAATTTGGAGACGTATGCTGGCGATCCGGCCGTGAACGGGACCATGTTTATTGCCGTTACAGATAGTGATCCTGTTCTATCGCCATTTAACCTCTCTATGATCAATCCACACATTGTGGCTGGGCCAGCTTTGTATCAGGCCGGGTAA
- the MSL1 gene encoding U2 snRNP complex subunit msl1 (EggNog:ENOG410PN5A~COG:A~TransMembrane:1 (o33-51i)~BUSCO:14973at33183) — protein MATKSASTGVGVPNQTLYCTNLPDKLRKLDLRLALYTLFSTYGTVLDVVAMKTEKMRGQAHVVFRDIQTSTQAMRALQGFNFFGKEMRIVYAKGNSDIIAKLRGTYAPQSAPEQSGISTDLQKSIFNAPPSAVATTEARNVDESKQQVPHGIKRPREEESEGEAPMEEDESDVPMEASSDEE, from the exons ATGGCTACCAAATCCGCGTCGACAGGCGTCGGGGTTCCAAATCAAAC TCTATACTGCACGAACCTGCCCGATAAATTGCGAAAGCTTGACCTAAGGCTTGCCCTTTACACTTTATTTTCCACCTATGGAACAGTCCTCGACGTCGTAGCCATGAAAACAGAGAAGATGCGGGGTCAAGCGCACGTTGTGTTCAGGGACATCCAAACCAGCACACAAGCCATGCGAGCCCTACAAGGGTTCAACTTTTTCGGAAAAGAGATG AGAATCGTCTATGCGAAAGGAAACTCTGATATAATTGCAAAGCTTCGCGGCACCTATGCACCTCAAAGTGCGCCGGAACAGTCCGGAATCTCTACCGATCTCCAGAAATCTATCTTTAACGCGCCCCCTTCAGCAGTAGCAACGACTGAGGCCCGAAATGTGGATGAGTCGAAGCAGCAAGTACCACACGGAATTAAGAGACcaagagaggaagaaagtgAGGGAGAGGCCCCgatggaagaagatgaaagtGATGTCCCCATGGAAGCTTCATCAGATGAAGAGTAG
- a CDS encoding uncharacterized protein (BUSCO:224804at4751~EggNog:ENOG410PIRY~COG:Z~BUSCO:7860at33183) gives MTSPEVHHLFHRPIADHSFSADKDILAVAKENVVDLYQRSGSKFALTDELKGHDKTVTGVDIAPRSGRIVTCSQDRNAYVWERTSSGWRPTLVLLRINRAATFVRWSPSEQKFAVGSGARVIAVCYFEEENDWWISKHLKKPIRSTITTLAWHPNSVLLAAGSTDSHARVLSSYIKGVDERPQPTAWGERLPFNTVCGEFLNDSAGWVHGCAFSPSGDSLAFTCHDSSVTIVYPSAPDQPPRAMLNVSTRLLPFMSLIWNGENEIIAAGHDCEVYRLSGDERGWKLTGSVGTKSTQGTGAAREESALNKFRQMDLKGSTKDDSRLETLHQNTINTIRVYEEAGETVRKFSTSGVDGRVVIWQL, from the exons ATGACGTCCCCCGAGGTTCATCACCTCTTTCACCGTCCGATTGCAGATCACTCATTTTCTGCCGACAAAGATATCCTCGCTGTCGCCAAGGAGAATGTCGTAGATCTCTACCAGAGATCAGGTTCCAAGTTTGCTTTGACCGACGAATTGAAGGGCCATGACAAGACAGTAACCGGCGTGGACATTGCTCCACGCAGTGGAAGGATCGTTACCTGCTCTCAGG ACCGAAATGCGTATGTTTGGGAGCGCACCTCGTCCGGCTGGAGGCCCACGCTTGTACTGCTGCGTATCAACAGGGCAGCCACTTTTGTTCGATGGTCGCCGTCCGAACAGAAGTTTGCTGTTGGGTCCGGCGCACGTGTTATCGCTGTGTGCTACTTCGAAGAGGAAAATGACTGGTGGATTTCGaagcatttgaagaaacCTATTCGTAGTACAATTACTACGTTGGCATGGCATCCCAATTCCGTTCTCTTGGCTGCCGGATCGACCGATTCTCATGCTAGAGTGCTGTCGAGCTACATTAAAGGCGTCGACGAGCGACCGCAACCAACAGCATGGGGAGAACGCTTGCCATTTAACACCGTCTGTGGAGAGTTTTTGAATGATTCTGCTGGTTGGGTTCATGGTTGCGCGTTCTCACCTAGCGGGGATTCCCTGGCGTTTACATGCCACGATAGTAGCGTCACTATTGTCTATCCAAGTGCTCCAGATCAGCCTCCGCGAGCGATGTTAAACGTTAGCACCCGGTTGCTGCCATTCATGTCTTTGATCTGGAATGGAGAAAATGAGATTATAGCGGCGGGCCAT GACTGCGAAGTGTATCGGCTTAGTGGTGACGAGCGAGGTTGGAAATTAACGGGGTCTGTGGGGACGAAGTCCACCCAGGGTACTGGCGCTGCCCGCGAAGAATCTGCGCTGAATAAGTTCCGGCAGATGGATTTGAAGGGCAGTACTAAAGACGACTCGAGACTTGAGACATTGCATCAGAATACCATAAACACTATACGTGTTTATGAAGAGGCAGGAGAGACTGTGAGAAAGTTTAGCA CCAGCGGTGTTGACGGACGAGTTGTAATCTGGCAGCTTTAG